A single genomic interval of Acidobacteriota bacterium harbors:
- a CDS encoding TetR family transcriptional regulator: MATTTPRYTEIVTVAARLFATKGYGATSVQDIANDVGMLKGSLYHHISGKQALLEAVIQSVHDSALDRLSEACKQTGSPLETLSWFISDHVMYNIDHLNGIRVYFQEFRSLDAPNADRIWRDRLTYDRFVRKLVIDAQISGEADGTVDPRDTAVAILSLMNWVYQWYDPSVGVSARATAATIASQGIRLLTTGRAA, encoded by the coding sequence ATGGCGACAACAACTCCCCGCTATACAGAAATCGTGACGGTTGCAGCCCGACTGTTTGCAACAAAGGGTTACGGTGCGACATCGGTGCAAGATATTGCGAACGATGTAGGCATGCTCAAGGGCAGTTTGTACCACCATATTTCGGGGAAACAGGCGTTGCTCGAGGCCGTCATCCAGTCCGTCCACGACTCGGCGCTGGACCGGCTTTCCGAAGCCTGCAAACAAACCGGCTCTCCTTTGGAGACGTTGTCATGGTTCATTTCCGACCATGTGATGTACAACATCGACCATCTCAACGGCATCCGCGTCTACTTTCAAGAGTTCCGATCGCTCGACGCACCCAATGCTGACCGCATCTGGCGAGATCGCCTCACATACGATCGATTTGTCCGCAAGTTAGTCATCGATGCTCAGATAAGTGGTGAGGCGGATGGCACAGTCGACCCCCGCGACACAGCGGTTGCGATTCTGTCACTGATGAATTGGGTGTACCAGTGGTATGACCCGTCGGTGGGTGTCTCGGCGCGTGCGACGGCCGCAACCATTGCAAGCCAGGGAATCCGCCTGTTGACGACCGGGAGGGCAGCGTGA
- a CDS encoding PD-(D/E)XK nuclease family protein, whose amino-acid sequence MDLPITVAGEDLAVSATTYVAFRQCPASAVARLSGIYGPETKASFKGSLAHRIFARHLERGPIDSTDVDHACREEIGKALNHKMASLGLKPSELGLVLQEVGALYETFRQMPVDGFRACEVYIDADAGSGVTLRGRIDAIFDTNDGGVRLVDWKTGQLGDVDDQLAFYALTWFADTGALPATIEALSVQTGERTERVPTEDSLHMTAVEVGSLVDTVRRLLVSGDEGERRGGQWCRWCPLLEDCSEGQTATAVYRHG is encoded by the coding sequence ATGGATCTGCCGATTACCGTTGCGGGCGAGGACCTCGCCGTCTCCGCCACAACCTATGTTGCGTTTAGGCAGTGCCCGGCATCTGCGGTTGCCCGCCTTTCGGGAATCTACGGACCCGAAACCAAGGCCTCGTTCAAGGGCAGCCTTGCGCACAGGATTTTCGCACGCCATCTCGAGCGCGGTCCTATCGATTCGACCGACGTTGACCATGCGTGTCGAGAGGAGATCGGGAAAGCCTTGAACCACAAGATGGCGTCACTTGGATTGAAGCCGTCGGAGCTGGGCCTTGTCCTACAGGAGGTGGGTGCTCTCTACGAGACGTTTCGGCAAATGCCCGTCGATGGATTCCGTGCTTGTGAGGTGTACATCGATGCCGATGCCGGATCGGGCGTCACCCTGCGGGGTCGCATCGACGCGATTTTTGATACTAATGATGGCGGTGTGCGTCTCGTTGATTGGAAGACTGGTCAGCTTGGTGATGTCGACGACCAGTTGGCCTTCTACGCCTTGACGTGGTTTGCGGATACGGGTGCCCTGCCCGCTACGATCGAGGCTCTTTCGGTGCAGACCGGAGAGCGCACCGAGCGCGTCCCCACCGAGGACTCGTTGCACATGACTGCGGTTGAGGTTGGGAGTCTCGTGGACACGGTGCGACGTCTACTCGTCAGCGGTGACGAAGGCGAACGCCGGGGCGGACAGTGGTGTCGCTGGTGTCCTCTCCTTGAGGATTGTTCGGAAGGTCAAACCGCGACGGCCGTCTACCGCCACGGATAA
- the mca gene encoding mycothiol conjugate amidase Mca has product MATLMAIHAHPDDESSKGAATVARYADAGVRCLLITATGGEAGDILNPAMDNDEVRDNLAEIRRKELEEAARIIGYDDVFMLGYRDSGMVDSPDNANPAAFVNADYDEVLEKVVTLVRTHRPDVFLGYDAHEFYPHPDHLRIHAITTDIMAAAADAKWFPDAGEPWKIRRLVASLFSRRGMLAIHEVLLERDGESPFTEWIDRIRGEDVPDVRTLAVEVSATMQRARDALRAHATQVDPDGFWFQVPIKLAKEVYPYEDFQILLSNPPMTDGVGDLFAGLTGGTSG; this is encoded by the coding sequence ATGGCAACCTTGATGGCGATCCACGCCCACCCCGATGACGAGAGTTCCAAGGGCGCCGCGACCGTTGCTCGGTACGCTGACGCAGGGGTTCGATGTCTGCTTATTACGGCCACGGGAGGTGAGGCCGGCGACATCCTCAACCCCGCAATGGACAACGATGAAGTCCGCGACAATCTCGCTGAAATTCGTCGTAAAGAACTTGAGGAGGCAGCTCGTATCATCGGATACGACGATGTGTTCATGCTCGGTTATCGCGACTCGGGCATGGTCGATTCCCCGGACAACGCCAACCCTGCAGCTTTCGTGAACGCTGACTACGACGAAGTTCTCGAGAAGGTCGTCACGTTGGTGCGCACGCATCGTCCAGATGTATTCCTTGGGTACGACGCGCACGAGTTCTACCCGCATCCTGACCACTTGCGAATACACGCCATCACGACCGACATCATGGCGGCTGCTGCGGACGCGAAATGGTTTCCGGATGCGGGCGAGCCGTGGAAGATCCGGCGGCTGGTGGCGTCCCTGTTTTCGCGGCGAGGCATGTTGGCCATCCACGAGGTACTCCTCGAACGTGATGGAGAATCCCCCTTTACCGAGTGGATCGACAGAATTCGAGGAGAAGATGTGCCCGACGTCAGGACGCTTGCTGTCGAAGTAAGCGCCACCATGCAACGCGCACGGGATGCTCTGCGGGCGCACGCCACCCAGGTCGATCCGGACGGATTTTGGTTTCAGGTGCCGATCAAGCTTGCAAAAGAGGTGTACCCGTACGAGGACTTTCAGATTCTCCTTTCTAACCCTCCGATGACAGACGGGGTAGGCGACCTCTTCGCTGGGCTCACCGGCGGGACTTCCGGGTAG
- the pyk gene encoding pyruvate kinase, with the protein MERKTKIIATLGPAVASFEGICGLIEAGMNVARLNFSHGTHESHAQMIEWVHGAADKLERPIAILQDIQGPRIRVGSFAGGEIELSDGDIIHLEPGTDSMDGSTIFVENLQHVTLSAGSPILLADGLIGLEVTGVDGTRVTARVVEGGTVKDHKGVAFPGSAMTLPAVTGKDEADLAFGQEQEVDYVAVSFVSSGSDIRDVRRIIGSDTPIIAKIESTIGYKNLDDILDEAYGAMVARGDLGVELSFESVPRAQKDILTRANARARLTITATEMLESMTHSSRPTRAEVTDVFGAVLDGSDAVMLSGETAVGKYPQRTVAAMDRICREAEQSSRYGQTVPVEFTSDDARFAVATSQACVEAADSLGLRAIVAFTESGSTARLISKYRPKADIYAYTPTTRTYRRMALYSGVRPGVFRRVDSTDEMILYAEHQLLEEGIVKKGDGVVMAAGIPPNQAASTNLMKLHSIGSTIVGVPTGD; encoded by the coding sequence ATGGAGCGCAAGACAAAAATTATCGCAACACTCGGACCAGCAGTTGCAAGTTTCGAGGGGATCTGCGGTCTCATCGAAGCCGGCATGAACGTCGCCCGGCTCAACTTCTCGCACGGCACTCACGAATCACATGCACAGATGATCGAGTGGGTGCACGGCGCCGCGGACAAACTTGAACGGCCGATCGCGATTCTCCAAGATATTCAGGGTCCTCGGATCCGCGTTGGGTCCTTTGCTGGTGGAGAGATTGAGTTGTCAGACGGTGACATCATCCATCTCGAGCCGGGGACGGACTCCATGGATGGCTCGACGATCTTTGTTGAGAACCTCCAGCACGTCACCCTCTCAGCCGGGTCACCAATTCTATTGGCGGACGGTCTCATCGGCCTCGAGGTCACCGGTGTCGATGGCACTCGGGTGACCGCTCGCGTTGTCGAGGGGGGCACGGTCAAGGACCACAAGGGGGTTGCATTCCCTGGCTCGGCAATGACGCTTCCTGCCGTCACCGGGAAAGACGAGGCCGATCTTGCTTTCGGCCAAGAGCAGGAAGTCGACTATGTGGCGGTGTCGTTTGTGTCCTCGGGCAGCGACATTCGCGACGTCCGTCGCATCATTGGGTCCGACACGCCGATAATCGCAAAGATCGAAAGCACGATCGGTTACAAGAATCTCGACGACATACTCGATGAGGCATACGGCGCGATGGTCGCTCGTGGCGACCTAGGTGTGGAGCTTTCGTTCGAATCGGTGCCTCGCGCTCAGAAGGACATTCTTACGAGAGCCAATGCTCGCGCTCGCCTGACGATCACCGCGACCGAAATGCTTGAGTCGATGACCCACTCATCCCGGCCAACTCGCGCCGAAGTCACGGACGTGTTTGGTGCGGTGCTCGACGGTTCGGATGCCGTCATGCTTTCGGGGGAAACTGCCGTTGGCAAATACCCACAGCGCACGGTTGCCGCCATGGACCGGATCTGCCGTGAAGCTGAGCAGAGTTCACGTTATGGCCAGACGGTCCCGGTCGAGTTCACCTCTGACGATGCGCGGTTCGCAGTTGCGACGTCGCAAGCATGTGTCGAGGCAGCCGACTCGCTCGGCCTTCGGGCAATCGTGGCGTTTACCGAATCGGGCAGCACGGCTCGTCTGATCTCGAAGTATCGACCAAAGGCCGACATCTATGCATACACACCAACGACACGGACATATCGACGAATGGCGTTGTACTCAGGGGTGCGTCCGGGTGTGTTCAGACGGGTGGATTCGACCGACGAGATGATTCTGTACGCAGAGCACCAGCTACTCGAGGAGGGCATCGTGAAAAAGGGCGATGGTGTTGTGATGGCGGCCGGCATCCCTCCAAACCAGGCGGCGTCGACGAACCTCATGAAACTGCACTCGATAGGCTCCACGATCGTCGGCGTTCCCACGGGCGATTAG
- a CDS encoding VanW family protein: protein MVSERRFPPTPAGAARVIAKLRNNLKYLLVVVVLFPLLVIVADISSRNGEIARNVTIAGIEVGGFGPEDATVAVLEYEAALRDEPALITVKDTTFQLDPKSVDLVLNTDEVVEEALLQRRESGLIGQVLGWFSSFGDTRTIDVAVTIDPVLLDQQIDQWQQDAISIPAYEGAVVMAGGFAKAEYPVSGEGIDRVPALAILTNVLTNPSTNTAWLPTIEVQPSLTRNDIDKAVSEANLLIGGPITLRSEQPEIELVITSQQLINAFVSNVVTLGTPRIVLGFDRDKLVNVIEPLRETARSEARDAEWTIDEEAEVGEGEGFPVVLVPSRPSTSLDIDLVAEAIFATASSGVRIGEFPFAEGEAASFTTADAEAMDEVGLVSEFTTNHPAGQNRVINIQLFAEAVDGNIVLPGEEYSLNVAVGERTVEKGYLSDGMILGGELVQVIGGGVSQFATTFYNAIFFGCYEDIRHVPHSIYFSRYPEGREATISWPAPNLILRNNTETALIIKTQYTSTSITVQFYGNTGGVTCEAERSGRFAFTEPKTEYEPDASLAPGEEHIKRNGLGGWSVTITRIITAPDGTVTEEKDTATYRPRTKIIEVHPCNMPDSEEDCPLLVPSVVGMEFANAQATFAAAGFGVAVGDPIVVTSAEQNGIVQTQSAAGGSYLDGGATITVRLGEYTPPET from the coding sequence ATGGTGAGTGAGCGCCGATTTCCACCGACACCGGCAGGGGCTGCACGCGTAATCGCGAAATTACGAAACAACCTGAAATACCTACTCGTCGTAGTTGTGCTGTTCCCCTTACTGGTGATCGTGGCCGACATATCGTCGCGCAACGGGGAAATCGCTCGCAATGTCACAATTGCGGGAATCGAGGTAGGCGGATTCGGTCCAGAGGATGCAACAGTTGCTGTTCTTGAGTACGAGGCTGCTCTACGCGACGAGCCGGCCTTGATTACCGTCAAGGACACTACGTTCCAGCTTGACCCAAAGTCGGTCGACCTCGTCCTCAACACTGATGAAGTAGTTGAAGAGGCACTGTTACAACGACGTGAGTCCGGTCTGATTGGTCAAGTACTGGGTTGGTTTTCGTCGTTTGGCGACACTCGGACGATTGACGTTGCGGTGACCATCGATCCTGTACTTCTGGATCAACAGATCGACCAATGGCAGCAAGACGCCATCTCCATCCCGGCATACGAGGGGGCGGTAGTGATGGCTGGCGGATTCGCCAAGGCGGAGTACCCGGTGTCGGGTGAGGGAATCGACCGTGTCCCCGCATTAGCGATTCTCACCAACGTCCTCACGAACCCAAGCACAAACACCGCATGGCTTCCAACAATTGAGGTGCAGCCTTCACTAACCAGAAACGATATTGACAAGGCCGTGAGCGAAGCGAACTTGCTCATCGGCGGGCCAATCACCCTCCGTTCCGAGCAGCCCGAAATCGAGCTTGTCATCACCTCGCAGCAACTCATCAACGCATTCGTATCGAACGTGGTGACTTTGGGAACTCCGCGGATCGTCCTCGGATTTGACAGAGACAAACTCGTCAACGTCATCGAACCACTGCGTGAGACTGCGCGCTCGGAGGCTCGCGATGCTGAGTGGACCATCGACGAGGAGGCCGAGGTCGGCGAAGGCGAGGGATTCCCGGTCGTACTCGTCCCGTCGCGTCCATCGACGTCGCTCGACATCGACCTCGTTGCTGAAGCCATTTTCGCCACCGCGTCTTCCGGCGTGCGGATCGGCGAGTTCCCATTTGCCGAAGGGGAGGCGGCTTCGTTCACAACGGCAGATGCCGAAGCCATGGACGAAGTCGGTCTGGTGAGCGAGTTCACCACCAACCATCCGGCAGGGCAGAATCGCGTTATCAACATTCAGCTTTTCGCCGAGGCGGTCGACGGAAACATCGTCCTTCCCGGAGAAGAGTATTCGCTCAACGTAGCAGTCGGCGAACGAACTGTTGAAAAGGGCTACTTGTCGGACGGCATGATCTTGGGTGGTGAACTAGTACAGGTTATTGGCGGCGGCGTCAGCCAGTTCGCAACTACGTTCTACAACGCGATCTTTTTCGGTTGTTACGAGGACATCAGACATGTTCCGCATTCGATCTATTTCTCGCGCTATCCCGAGGGCCGTGAAGCGACGATTTCTTGGCCGGCGCCGAATCTCATTCTGCGTAACAACACCGAGACGGCCCTCATCATCAAGACCCAGTACACGTCGACCTCGATCACCGTGCAGTTCTATGGCAACACCGGCGGCGTCACATGCGAGGCCGAGAGGTCGGGGCGATTCGCATTCACTGAACCGAAAACCGAGTACGAGCCCGACGCCTCGCTCGCCCCCGGCGAAGAACATATCAAGCGCAATGGCCTCGGCGGATGGTCGGTGACGATCACACGCATTATCACGGCTCCCGACGGTACGGTCACTGAAGAAAAAGACACCGCGACGTACCGTCCCCGGACGAAAATTATCGAGGTACATCCGTGCAACATGCCAGACAGCGAAGAGGATTGTCCACTGCTGGTGCCGTCGGTTGTCGGCATGGAATTCGCCAACGCTCAGGCCACGTTTGCGGCGGCCGGCTTTGGAGTTGCGGTCGGTGACCCGATCGTGGTTACAAGCGCCGAACAGAATGGCATCGTGCAGACCCAGAGCGCCGCTGGCGGCAGCTACCTCGATGGTGGGGCCACAATCACCGTCCGCCTAGGCGAATACACCCCGCCCGAAACATAG
- a CDS encoding cobalamin-dependent protein (Presence of a B(12) (cobalamin)-binding domain implies dependence on cobalamin itself, in one of its several forms, or in some unusual lineages, dependence on a cobalamin-like analog.) → MTQTQSTEVKQPESKGSPLRFVTATSLFDGHDASINMFRRILQASGVEVIHLGHNRTARDIVQTALQEDAHAIAITSYQGGHDEFFRYVRELLNDGGGNHIQVFGGGGGTILPDEVKALANDGIATLYSPDDGRRLGLQGMVDDMIAAARKVARPSVDSVADTPLSTANPTITARVISIAENLPSNFVGMSTVIESLAEQSGVPVLGITGTGGAGKSSLVDEIVRRFLSAYVKKTVAVLCVDPSKRRTGGALLGDRIRMNAISDERCYMRSLATRQANLALPRHVHDAINIVKAAGYDLVILETSGIGQSDTEIVDHADVTLYVMTPEYGAASQLEKIDMIDFADVIVINKADKRGALDAVRDVRKQYRRSRVMFEQSDDEIPVYATVASQFNDAGVNTVFEKLMQLVGRAANASFDIESPLVEAPPQGAAVVPAERVRYLSEITEVIRGYGLRVDEQATLADRIQGLEVALTEVSDEAAQSALDTVQAALTAELDPKNAAMLEGWEDLVRSYTGTELTYLVRDRKISATLAGESLAHTRIPKVSLPRFSSHGDRLRWLLHENVPGAFPFAAGVFPFKRQDEDPTRMFAGEGSAEQTNRRFHYLSLGVPAKRLSTAFDSVTLYGQNPESRPDVYGKVGNSGVSIATLDDMKRLYSGFDLVDPSTSVSMTINGPAPILLGFYLNAAIDQQCERYITQHDLVDETRRKIADLHSTVAPTYSGDLPEGSDGLGLLLLGVTGDLVLPAEVYEQIKSDTLAAVRGTVQADILKEDQAQNTCIFSTEFALRMMGDVQEYFIANNIRNFYSVSISGYHMAEAGANPISQLAFTLANGFTFVEYYLSRGLDIDDFAPNLSFFFSNGVDPEYAVIGRVARRIWAKAIKLKYGGNERSQKLKYHIQTSGRSLHAQDIDFNDIRTTLQALYAIYDNCNSLHTNAYNEAITTPTVESVRRALAIQLIVNRELGLTMNENPLQGSFIIDDLTDLVEEAVLAEFDNLTARGGVLGAMESQYQRTKIQEESMYYEQLKESGEFPIIGVNTFLSDSGSPFVVPGEIIRSTDEDKDRLISQLADYHAHNAASSVTALAELQETALHGSNVFESLLETTKVCSLGQISAALYNVGGQYRRNM, encoded by the coding sequence GTGACTCAGACACAGTCCACCGAGGTCAAACAACCAGAGTCCAAAGGATCACCGCTTCGCTTTGTAACCGCGACCTCCCTGTTTGACGGGCACGACGCCTCGATCAACATGTTTCGGCGCATTCTCCAGGCATCCGGTGTCGAGGTTATCCATCTCGGTCACAACCGTACGGCCCGCGACATCGTTCAGACCGCCCTCCAGGAAGACGCACATGCCATCGCGATCACGTCCTACCAGGGTGGCCACGACGAGTTCTTCAGGTACGTTCGCGAATTGCTCAACGACGGAGGCGGCAACCACATACAGGTGTTCGGCGGTGGTGGTGGCACGATCCTGCCCGACGAAGTCAAGGCTCTCGCAAACGACGGCATTGCAACGTTGTATTCGCCCGACGACGGACGGCGCCTCGGTCTCCAGGGAATGGTTGATGACATGATCGCCGCGGCACGCAAGGTCGCACGCCCATCGGTCGACTCCGTTGCTGACACTCCCCTGTCGACGGCGAATCCGACGATCACCGCTCGTGTCATAAGTATTGCGGAGAATCTTCCGAGCAATTTCGTCGGCATGTCCACCGTGATAGAGAGCCTGGCTGAGCAGTCAGGAGTACCGGTCCTTGGCATCACCGGCACAGGGGGCGCCGGCAAGTCGTCGCTGGTCGACGAAATCGTCCGTCGATTCCTATCTGCGTATGTCAAGAAAACAGTCGCGGTGCTGTGTGTCGACCCCTCGAAACGGCGTACCGGGGGGGCTTTGCTCGGGGACCGCATTCGTATGAACGCCATCAGTGATGAGCGCTGCTACATGCGGTCCCTCGCCACACGGCAGGCAAATCTTGCGCTGCCGCGTCACGTCCACGACGCAATCAACATTGTCAAAGCGGCCGGATACGATCTGGTGATCCTCGAAACCTCAGGGATCGGTCAGTCGGACACCGAAATCGTTGATCACGCAGACGTCACTCTGTATGTGATGACACCCGAATATGGTGCCGCCAGCCAGCTTGAGAAGATCGACATGATCGACTTCGCCGACGTCATCGTCATCAACAAGGCGGACAAACGCGGGGCACTCGACGCCGTGAGAGATGTTCGCAAGCAGTACCGGCGCAGTCGCGTGATGTTCGAACAATCCGACGACGAGATCCCGGTGTATGCAACGGTTGCGAGCCAGTTCAATGACGCCGGGGTGAACACGGTTTTCGAGAAACTGATGCAGCTTGTCGGTCGGGCGGCCAACGCTTCGTTCGACATCGAGAGCCCGCTCGTGGAAGCCCCTCCACAGGGGGCCGCCGTGGTACCTGCGGAGCGCGTCCGCTATCTCTCAGAAATCACTGAGGTAATCCGAGGGTACGGCCTAAGGGTCGACGAGCAGGCGACGTTAGCCGACCGCATTCAGGGCCTTGAGGTCGCGCTAACCGAAGTCTCAGACGAGGCGGCCCAGAGTGCGCTTGACACCGTCCAAGCAGCGCTCACCGCCGAACTCGATCCAAAAAACGCCGCCATGCTCGAGGGTTGGGAGGACCTTGTGCGGTCCTACACCGGCACCGAGCTGACCTACCTCGTGCGAGATCGCAAGATATCCGCGACTCTCGCGGGAGAATCTCTCGCACATACCAGGATCCCCAAAGTGTCTCTGCCTCGGTTCTCGAGCCACGGCGACCGTTTACGGTGGCTGCTCCATGAGAACGTCCCCGGTGCATTCCCGTTTGCGGCCGGGGTGTTCCCATTCAAGCGGCAGGATGAAGATCCGACACGCATGTTTGCCGGCGAAGGAAGCGCCGAGCAGACCAACCGCCGCTTCCACTATTTGTCACTCGGTGTGCCGGCAAAGCGGCTCTCCACAGCATTCGACTCTGTGACACTGTACGGACAGAACCCCGAATCCCGCCCTGATGTGTACGGCAAGGTTGGCAACTCTGGTGTGTCGATCGCCACCCTCGATGACATGAAGCGGCTCTACAGCGGTTTCGACCTCGTCGACCCATCAACATCGGTGTCGATGACGATCAATGGTCCGGCGCCGATACTTCTTGGGTTCTACCTCAATGCCGCGATCGACCAGCAATGCGAGCGCTACATCACCCAGCACGACCTGGTGGATGAAACGCGGCGCAAGATCGCCGATCTACACAGCACAGTCGCACCAACGTACTCGGGAGACCTCCCGGAAGGAAGCGACGGGCTGGGGCTTCTTCTTCTCGGCGTGACCGGAGACTTGGTGCTGCCTGCGGAAGTGTACGAACAGATCAAGTCAGATACGTTGGCTGCTGTGCGCGGGACGGTGCAAGCCGACATACTCAAAGAGGATCAGGCGCAGAACACGTGCATATTCTCGACAGAGTTTGCGCTGCGGATGATGGGTGATGTGCAGGAGTACTTCATTGCCAACAACATCCGAAATTTCTACTCGGTTTCGATCTCTGGTTATCACATGGCCGAAGCGGGTGCGAACCCCATCTCACAACTTGCCTTCACGCTGGCGAACGGGTTTACGTTTGTCGAGTACTACCTGTCGCGCGGACTCGACATCGACGACTTCGCACCGAATCTCAGCTTCTTCTTCTCAAACGGCGTCGACCCCGAGTATGCCGTGATTGGACGTGTTGCCCGTCGCATTTGGGCCAAGGCGATCAAGCTGAAGTACGGCGGCAACGAGCGGTCACAGAAACTTAAATACCACATCCAGACGTCGGGGCGATCCTTGCATGCGCAGGACATTGACTTCAACGACATCCGCACCACGCTCCAGGCCCTGTACGCGATCTACGACAACTGCAACTCGCTACACACCAACGCCTACAACGAGGCCATTACGACTCCGACCGTCGAATCCGTGCGCCGAGCGCTTGCGATTCAACTCATCGTGAACCGCGAGCTGGGTTTGACCATGAACGAAAACCCGCTCCAAGGCTCGTTCATCATCGACGACCTTACAGACCTCGTCGAGGAAGCGGTGCTGGCTGAGTTTGATAACTTGACCGCACGCGGTGGCGTTTTGGGTGCGATGGAAAGCCAATATCAGCGCACCAAGATTCAAGAAGAATCGATGTACTACGAGCAACTCAAAGAGTCGGGCGAGTTCCCCATCATCGGAGTCAACACCTTTCTATCAGATTCGGGCAGCCCGTTTGTGGTGCCGGGAGAAATCATTCGGTCGACCGATGAGGACAAGGACCGACTTATTAGTCAGCTTGCCGACTATCACGCACACAACGCAGCGAGTTCCGTCACTGCACTAGCTGAGCTTCAAGAGACGGCGCTGCACGGCAGCAACGTGTTTGAGTCGTTGCTTGAGACCACAAAAGTGTGCTCACTCGGACAGATTTCCGCTGCGCTGTACAACGTCGGCGGTCAGTACCGACGCAACATGTAG
- a CDS encoding 50S ribosome-binding GTPase: MRDVDQLIDALDRVVVTAPGFVDEGLAIAADSAALQLRRRTGYLGETLVLAIVGGTGAGKSSLLNAIAGEPIASVSDIRPHTHEPLAWIPESAGGGLTALLDDLEVHVRRPQNLFDSLCIIDLPDFDSYAEAHREVVERLLPLVDVVAWLVDPVKYADPSLHSDFLKPVHQHGAQFVFVMNKMDLLSPESRVAVVDDFVRLLGEDGFEETSVIAIAASPTEGEPFGIDELTAHLRLRLTDKRLALNKLVHEVRDLVRRIGIDASVWNGFGESFDERWRVTRDKVATGLAEPVGSPEREDAACRLSDFVAALAQSAGDHAAEVRKAVPHTVIDQAVKDVAANAMTTSLTARRDHLDAKIGSPLRDWAHRRAVFGATVAFAGVSAYAVEDRLWR, translated from the coding sequence ATGCGTGACGTTGATCAACTAATCGATGCCCTTGATAGGGTGGTCGTTACGGCCCCCGGATTCGTCGACGAAGGTCTCGCCATTGCGGCGGATTCGGCTGCTTTGCAACTCCGGCGCCGGACCGGCTACCTAGGTGAAACCCTTGTCCTTGCGATTGTCGGTGGTACTGGGGCGGGAAAGTCGAGCCTGCTAAATGCGATTGCTGGGGAGCCAATCGCCTCGGTGAGCGACATTCGCCCGCACACCCACGAGCCGCTCGCATGGATACCCGAATCCGCGGGTGGTGGACTCACCGCACTCCTCGACGATCTCGAGGTGCATGTCCGTAGACCACAGAACCTATTTGATTCTCTGTGCATCATTGATCTTCCAGACTTTGACTCGTACGCCGAGGCGCACCGTGAGGTGGTCGAGCGGTTGCTGCCGCTGGTGGACGTCGTTGCGTGGCTGGTCGACCCGGTCAAGTACGCGGATCCGTCCCTGCATAGTGACTTCCTCAAACCGGTCCATCAACACGGCGCACAGTTTGTGTTTGTCATGAACAAGATGGATCTGCTTTCCCCCGAGAGCCGCGTGGCGGTCGTTGACGACTTTGTCCGTCTGCTCGGTGAAGATGGCTTCGAGGAGACGTCCGTCATAGCTATTGCGGCCTCGCCGACCGAGGGAGAGCCGTTCGGTATCGATGAGTTGACGGCTCACCTTCGTCTCCGGCTGACTGACAAGCGTCTCGCTCTGAACAAACTCGTGCACGAGGTGCGGGATCTCGTTCGCCGAATCGGGATCGATGCAAGTGTGTGGAACGGGTTTGGTGAGTCTTTCGATGAGCGGTGGCGGGTTACCCGAGACAAGGTAGCGACCGGGCTTGCCGAACCCGTCGGCTCGCCGGAGCGGGAGGATGCGGCTTGTCGGTTGTCGGACTTTGTTGCGGCGTTAGCGCAGTCTGCAGGCGACCACGCAGCCGAGGTACGAAAGGCGGTGCCGCACACGGTCATCGATCAAGCGGTCAAAGATGTTGCTGCCAACGCCATGACCACAAGTCTGACCGCGCGGAGAGACCATCTCGACGCGAAGATCGGAAGCCCGCTCCGCGATTGGGCGCATCGTCGGGCTGTGTTCGGCGCTACTGTCGCATTCGCGGGCGTGAGTGCATATGCAGTGGAGGACAGATTGTGGCGTTGA